ATGCCTTGGTGCCGCCACTGGCGGCGGTGGAGCCAGTCAAGATGACTGATGCACCGTCCGCTAGCAATGGTAGAGCCTTCTGTACAGTAAACAGTACGCCCTTGACGTTACGGCCAAAGATGTCGTCATACTGATCCTCGGTAATATTCCCGAGCGGCATCAGCGAGCCGCCGCCGGCGTTGACGAACAGTACGTCGATCCGACCCTTTTCCGATTTCACCCGATCAAACAGCGTGTCCAGTTCGGCCATGTTCAATGAGTCGACCCGGATGCCGGTAGCGTTACCGATCGCGGACACCGCGGCGTCGAGTTCGACCTGTCGGCGACCGGTGACAATGACATGCGCCCCTTCGCTAGCAAACCGCTTAGCGGTAGCGAGCCCGATACCGGTGGATCCACCGGTAACGATTGCGATCTTGCCTTCAAGTTTGCGGGACATGGAAGTTTCCTTGGTTGGTTGTGAGTCGGAGCGAGAACCTCGACTTCGTCCTCTGGCGCCTGGGTGCACGCGCTCGCCGCTTCCAGCAGGCAGGTCGGCGAAAGGGCTCTCCACCAGCTCGTACGCTCGCAACGGGTCGAGCATTAAGGCCGCTGCCCGACCGCGCTCGAGTCGTGGCTACGCGAAGAGGCCGAGGACTTGTGCTTGATCAGAGCAACCGCGACACCGCCGATCACCGCGGCCATTGCAATGGCAAGGAAGTTCTGCACCAGCGGAAGCTTCATCGAGACCAGCAGCCCGATCACGATTGGCGCCGCGATCGCGCCGATGCGCCCGACTCCCGAGGCAAAGCCAAGTCCCGTCGAACGGATCGACGTCGGGTAGAACTGCCCGGCATACGCGTACAGCAGGATTTGCGTGCCCAGCGTCGACGCGCCGACGACGGCAACGATCAGGAACAGCGGCTGCGCGCCGTAGCCGAGCTGCGTCAGCGAGACCGCGGCGACCCCGAAGAATGCGGTCGTCACCCACTTGATGTTCAGCTTGTCGGCGAGCCATCCGCCACCGACGGCGCCGACGACTGCACCGGCGTTGTAGGCGAGCAGGAAGTTCAGCGCGGAACCGAGGCTGTAGCCGGCCATGCCCATCAGCTTGACCAGCCACGAACTGAGCGCATAGAGCATGAACAGGCAGGTCATATAGGCGACCCAGAACATCACTGAGCTGAAGCCGCGGCCGTCCAGGAACAGCCTGCCTACGGTCGGACCTTCGGCCTTGTCCTCGGCCGGAACGAGGAACTCCTCGTGCGGCTCGAGCCGCATGTCCGGTCGGATCTTCCGGATCACTTCGCGCAGATGCGTGTGGTCCTGCTGCTTGATCAGGAATGGCAGCGACTCAGGCATGTACTTGAGGATGAACGGGATCAGCACCACTGCGGCGCCCGCGGCGATGAACACAGATTGCCAGCCATAGGTCTCGATGAACTGCTTGCCGAGCAGCGCGGCGAGGATGCTGCCGACCGCGTAGCCGCAGCACATCAGCGTGACCATCACGCTGCGCACCTTCTTCGGTGAGTATTCGGTCATCTGCGCGGCCGCATTCGGGATCGCGCCGCCGATGCCGAGCCCGGCGAGGAAGCGCATCACGCTGAAGGTGATAGGGTCGTTGGTGAACCCGGCGGCCGCGGTGAAGGCGCTGAACAGAAACACGCAGATCGAGATCGCCCAGCGGCGGCCGATCTTGTCGGCCAGCGCGCCGAGCGCGATCGCTCCGAACATCATGCCGAACAGCGCCGAACTGGCCATGAAGCCCGCGGTCGAGGCCTCGACATTCATCGCCTTCATGATCGACGGAAGCGCGGTGCCGGCGACCGCCAGGTCGTAGCCGTCGAGCACTAGGATCACGAAACACCAGATCAGCACGGACCAGTGAAAGCTGTTGAACTTGGCCTCGTCGGCCAGTTTGTGAACGTCTATCCGGTGCATGCTTGAATGTGCAGGTGCCAGGTCAGGGCGGATTGGTTTCATTGACTTGTCTCCTTTTATTATCGGTTTGAGGTTCGGTATGCGGCGCAGTAGCCACATTCTGGGCCGAGACCTCACAGCCAACGCCCGCCCTTGCATAGAAAAGGGCGGTCCCCTCAGTCCGAGCAGGCTGCATCACCCTCACACGCGAGGGGCTTCGGGCAGGCGTTCACCGCCGCGCACGACGTATTTGGCGGGATACAGTGTGACGAGAACCTCGACTTCGTCCTCCGTTGCCCCCGTGCACGCGCTCCAGATCGAGCTCACTTTTTTGGCCAGCGATAGTATGGCGCCGTCGCTGCGCCCATCACGTATGTGGCAGAAGATCAGCGTTTCGGAAGTGGGCTCTCCCGAACGGTAGAGGTTGTCGGGCGTGGCTTCATGGAATACGACGCTAATCAAGTCGAGCGGCGAAAGGATGATCTCCCTGATCGCGCTCGTGAACTCGCTGGCGATCTTGGCCTTGACGCCAGCTTCGATTCCGACCTTGCATTCGCAAACAATGATAGGCATGTTATGTCTCCGTGAAGTTAGGGCTGCTGAGGCCTCAGTCTCTCGGAACGTCGCCGCCGGTGATTGCAACGGGGCGCCACCACTTGCTTGGAAGTGCCATGACATGGCGTCGTGGCCCGCCAATCCAGGCCAAGCTCGTTATCGGTGGGCCGGTGCCCCTGTGCGACGTATGTAGTGTCGCAAACATTGCCCACTCGTTTGGCACCTGCCAGATTGCACGTTGAGAGAGTCGGGCGGAGTCAACCTCCACGGTCGAGCAACTCACAGGCCACGCGCCCGGTGCGCTGACGCAGTGGCTGAACATCGCGCTATTCATGGCGTAATAGACAGATGGCCCCACAACTGCGGCCGGCGACGTCAGGTCCTCAAGTCAGCCACAGTGACGCGCCGATCAGACGCGTGAAGGCCGGCGCCACCTTGAAGCAGTTCAGGTAAGGGGCGGTATCGGTGGAGACGTCAGGCCAGCGAAGTCATATCGGTCGACGAAAAAAGGGCTGCCTGCTCGGCAAGACATGCGCGGCCGATTTGGCCTTTCGTGCAGAAAAGTCTTTCAGCGAGCACTGCCTGACCCCGATCCCCGGGGTCGCGGAAAGCATCGACCGGAAAGCGCAGCGACTCACACTCAAGAATGGATGGAGGAAACCCTTGTTGACAGGGGGTTGACGATAACATACGCTTCTTTTACTAAACGTACGTTTATTAAACGCACCTCATGTGCGGCCCCGGGCCCTCTTACTCATCCATGGAGCAATTCACATGGCAGACAAGAAAGCCATTCTGGCGATTGGAGCCGGCGACGCTACCGGCGGCGCCATCGCCAAGTGCTTTGCCAAAGAGGGCTACATCGCATGCGTTACCCGCCTAACTGTTGACAAGCTCCAGCCCCTGGTGACGAGATCAGGGCCGAAGGCGGCGAGGCGCACGGCTTCGGCTCCAACACGCGCAAGGAGGACGACATGATCTCGCTGGTGCAGCAGATCGAGAAGGACATCGCGCCGATCGAAGTGGCGGTCTTCAACATCGGCGCCAATGTTCGCTTCGGCACCACCGAGACCGCCACTCGCGTCTACACCAAGGTCTGGGAGATGGCCTGCCTCGGCGGCTTCCTGATGGGTCGCGAAACGGCGAAGGTCATGCTGCCGCGGGGTCGCGGCACCATCATCTTTACGGGCGCGCCGGCCAGCTTGCGCGGACGCGAAGGTCTTGCTGCATTCGCCGGCGCCAAGCATGCGCTGCGCGCGCTCGCGCAAAGCATGGCCTGCGGACTGGGCCGCAAGGGAATCCACGTCGCGCATCCCGCAATCGACGCCGCGAACGACACGGCGTTCATCCGCGACAACTTCCCCGAGCGTTATGCGCTGAAGGACCAGGATGGAATCGTTCAACCCAGCTCGATGGCAAATGCTTACTGGAATTTGCATCAGCAGTCCGCGATGCCTGGACGACGAGATGGAACTGCGGCCCTGGATGGAAACGTTCTGAGACCCGGACGGTGCCAACCGCAGATTTCCAGCTGCGCTTCCGCTCCCTCTTTACTGACGGAGAAGCGTTCGTCTTCCCTTGCAACGCCAGCGGCCACGTCGTCCTGGACGCATTGGTCGAGCGTCCCCGTAGCAGCTACCTCTTTGCCCGCGCCACGGTCGGCCGGTTCTATGCCCCACCGCAAATCATTGTCGCGCCGCAGTGCGAATCGGAGCCAACTTGACGAGTGCGAGGCACTTGATGCGATGGCTCCCCAGACCTCCCACAACCGCTGGGCATGTATTTCGCGGCTCAAAACCCGGCCCGCGCGTACCCCTGTCAGCGCTTCGCCCACACCCTCACGAATTTGCACGCATGACTCGGGGCCGCCGTAGCTGGCTAAGCCTTCAACGTATCACTCTTTCTTTCACAACAATTTGCCGGTTTTGACCGGTGTACGGAGACAAACCTTGGCACAAGGTCGCAGCACATTTCTCAAGTCCTCCGTCGCGCTGGCAGCGTTGCCGGTCGCCGGTTGCCGCTCGTCGTCGGATGACACCGCCGCACTGAAAGCCAACGCCGATTCCGTGCTGACCCGTGCCGTCGCATCCGGCGACACAGCCGGCGTAGCCGCCGCGGTGATCACTCGCGATGAGACCCTCTACTCCGCGGCGCAGGGAGCGCGCGCGCTCGGCGCCTCCGCAGCGATGGACATGGACACGGTGATGCTCATCGCCTCCATGACCAAGCCGATCACCAGCGCCGCAGCCATGCAGCTGGTCGAGCAGGGCAAGTTGAGCCTGGACGGTCCAGCGTCCGCGGTGATCCCCGAGCTGGGCGTTCTCAAGGTTCTGGAGGGCTGGGACACGAATGGCGCGCCCGAACTGCGAGATGCCGAGGGCCAGCTCACCCTGCGGCATCTGCTCACCCATACGTCCGGCTTTACCTACGAGATCTGGAACGCGGACCTGGAGCGCTACTACCGCACGCAGAACGTCCCCGGCATCCTAACGGGGCAGAAAGCGGCGCTGCGGGTGCCTCTGTGCTTCGACCCCGGCACGCGCTGGAATTATGGCATCGGCATCGATTGGGTGGGCCAGCTGATCGAAGCCGCCAGCGGCCTGCGCCTGGGTGACTACTTCCAGCGCAACATCACAGGACCGCTGGGCATGGACAGCACGGCGTTTAAGATCACCACGGCCATGCGCACCCGACTGGCCGGCATGCATTTGCGCGGAGACGACGGAAAATTATCCGTGATCGATCTGGGAACAGTGCAGGATCCCGAGTTCGAGTCGGGCGGCGCAGGCCTGTACTCGACCGCCAACGACTACCTGAAGTTCATGCGCATGATCCTCAATGCGGGGCGGGGCAACGGCAACCAGATCCTCAAGCCGGAGACGGTGGCCCTGATGTCGCGCAATGCCATGGGGCCGCTTCGCGTGAGCAAGCTACCGACGCAGATTCCTTTTCTCTCGCGCGACGTGGAATTCTTCCCCGGTGTGCCCAAGACCTGGGGCCTGGGCTTCATGATCAACGAGAGTGCGGCGCCCACCGGCCGCAGTGCCGGCAGCTTGGCCTGGGCGGGGCTGGCCAATACGTACTTCTGGATCGACCCCACCCTGAACATCGCAGGCCTGGCCATGATGCAGTCGCTGCCGTCCGTGGACCCGAGAACCGTGGACGTGTTCTACGGTTTTGAAAAGAGCGTTTACGCCTCGCCGAACTGATGCCTGAAGGGCGGTCACCGCCCTTCAGGATCGAGGGCGCAGGGTCTATGACATGACTCCTTCCTTCACAACACTTTACCGGTTTGACCGGCGCACGGAGACAAACATGAAAACACTGACTCGCAGACTCTTTGATGCCGCTGTTGTAGTCGCGCTTTGCTGCGCCGCCGCCGCGACGGCGCAGCCCTATCCAAACAAATCCATCCTGATCAAGGTCGCTTACCCGCCCGGGTTCGGGGTGGACGCTTCAGTGCGTCCATCCGCACCCGTGCTGGAGCGCGCCCTTGGGCAGATTCTCGTGATCGACAATATGCCCGGTGCGAACGGCTCCATCGCGGCGATGAATGTGTTGAAGGCGTCGCCAGACGGATACACGCTGCTCGCGACGGCGGGTCCGGATTTACTGGTGGCGCCGCTCACGGTCGCTTCGGCTAAGTACACGTTCGACAGCTTCAAGCTCATCGGTTCGTTCGGGATTTCGGACATGGTCCTGGTCAGTCATCCCG
The sequence above is drawn from the Cupriavidus sp. D39 genome and encodes:
- a CDS encoding tautomerase family protein produces the protein MPIIVCECKVGIEAGVKAKIASEFTSAIREIILSPLDLISVVFHEATPDNLYRSGEPTSETLIFCHIRDGRSDGAILSLAKKVSSIWSACTGATEDEVEVLVTLYPAKYVVRGGERLPEAPRV
- a CDS encoding MFS transporter is translated as MHRIDVHKLADEAKFNSFHWSVLIWCFVILVLDGYDLAVAGTALPSIMKAMNVEASTAGFMASSALFGMMFGAIALGALADKIGRRWAISICVFLFSAFTAAAGFTNDPITFSVMRFLAGLGIGGAIPNAAAQMTEYSPKKVRSVMVTLMCCGYAVGSILAALLGKQFIETYGWQSVFIAAGAAVVLIPFILKYMPESLPFLIKQQDHTHLREVIRKIRPDMRLEPHEEFLVPAEDKAEGPTVGRLFLDGRGFSSVMFWVAYMTCLFMLYALSSWLVKLMGMAGYSLGSALNFLLAYNAGAVVGAVGGGWLADKLNIKWVTTAFFGVAAVSLTQLGYGAQPLFLIVAVVGASTLGTQILLYAYAGQFYPTSIRSTGLGFASGVGRIGAIAAPIVIGLLVSMKLPLVQNFLAIAMAAVIGGVAVALIKHKSSASSRSHDSSAVGQRP
- a CDS encoding SDR family oxidoreductase; its protein translation is MSRKLEGKIAIVTGGSTGIGLATAKRFASEGAHVIVTGRRQVELDAAVSAIGNATGIRVDSLNMAELDTLFDRVKSEKGRIDVLFVNAGGGSLMPLGNITEDQYDDIFGRNVKGVLFTVQKALPLLADGASVILTGSTAASGGTKAFSVYAASKTAVRSFARNWILDFKGRGIRVNTLSPGPTKTPGLFNLAGPDAAPQQGVLDALASQIPMGRVGDPDEIAKATVFLASNDSSFVNGIELFVDGGKAQI
- a CDS encoding serine hydrolase domain-containing protein, with amino-acid sequence MAQGRSTFLKSSVALAALPVAGCRSSSDDTAALKANADSVLTRAVASGDTAGVAAAVITRDETLYSAAQGARALGASAAMDMDTVMLIASMTKPITSAAAMQLVEQGKLSLDGPASAVIPELGVLKVLEGWDTNGAPELRDAEGQLTLRHLLTHTSGFTYEIWNADLERYYRTQNVPGILTGQKAALRVPLCFDPGTRWNYGIGIDWVGQLIEAASGLRLGDYFQRNITGPLGMDSTAFKITTAMRTRLAGMHLRGDDGKLSVIDLGTVQDPEFESGGAGLYSTANDYLKFMRMILNAGRGNGNQILKPETVALMSRNAMGPLRVSKLPTQIPFLSRDVEFFPGVPKTWGLGFMINESAAPTGRSAGSLAWAGLANTYFWIDPTLNIAGLAMMQSLPSVDPRTVDVFYGFEKSVYASPN